The segment TATGCTTCCATTTCAGATTCGCGAATCTCGAAGGCGCCGCCACGCCAGCCGTGCAATCCAGAGTACCAGTCCGATCAGAAGCAGGGGAGACAGCGCTAGGACAACGGTGATCGTCGCACGTATCACGGCTGCTGCGGCCTGGATACCGGCTGTGACCGCTTCGGAGAACCTCCAGTCTCCGTTTTCAGGCGCAATGATGGCGCCCGGTTCGGACAGCGAAAGCGTCAGCGTTGCCATCGCAGCCTGGCTCTCCAGCCAACCGACCTGCGCCTGCATCGACTCGATCTCGCCCCGCACTCGCGAAAGCTCGCGCTCGATTTCGAGCATTTCGCTCACCTTGGTGGCCTTAGCCAGAAACTCGCGCAGCCGGCCTTCCTCGGCGATCAGATTAGCGAGCCGGGCTCGCATATCGATGTGCTGTTGGGTGACATCTCTCTCCGAGAGGCTCTGCGAAAGCACCGTGCCGAGGGCTGCAACGGCATCTTGGGCACCTGCGAGCTTGTCGGCTGGAATCCGCAGGGTGACAACGGCGCTTCGAG is part of the Coriobacteriia bacterium genome and harbors:
- a CDS encoding DUF4349 domain-containing protein: SRTKRVLKVGAVLAAACAAIAFGWVAGIVWSSGTLMGDTSTLGRSTLGVSTDSAATAPASPTQGSAADSKSSSAENATTQITSDGSQGKLVVRSGALSIKVDNLDDALAAVRKTVAANGGEIANLTVYSGTTSNVSILETGVATERLGDATGIVAGPRSAVVTLRIPADKLAGAQDAVAALGTVLSQSLSERDVTQQHIDMRARLANLIAEEGRLREFLAKATKVSEMLEIERELSRVRGEIESMQAQVGWLESQAAMATLTLSLSEPGAIIAPENGDWRFSEAVTAGIQAAAAVIRATITVVLALSPLLLIGLVLWIARLAWRRLRDSRI